One Styela clava chromosome 4, kaStyClav1.hap1.2, whole genome shotgun sequence genomic window, TTAATTAAGGAGTTTTTGTAATTAAATTTTAGTGTTATAATTAGATTGCAGTTTTAAGTCTAACAGTTTATATGTAAATAGCGATCAATAGTAATTTTTGAGTTACCTAGAGATTTAGAATTTCAGTAACAAAATTTTCcttaaaactaaaattaaagGTTTTGCGGCGCAACAAAAAGCCGACTGGGATTTGGTATAATTGAAAACATTCtatgtaaaattaaatttgcCAATTTCTTTAGATATTCAGATTGAAAGAGCGGATTcgcaaaaataaaacatttaactattaaaaaataatttgagtgCAACGTTtgattatatcatatttttagttgaacctaacaataatatattttacaaattcttgagacattttattgcagaatttttcaaaattgttagtGTCTCTAAGTTAAACCTGGCGACTGAATATAATAGCGtgcttaattaaatatatatagggTATAAAACAATATCACAGTCGACGCAAAATTCATACCCAAATTTCGAGTACCCTACTCATGCTTATTACAATATGTGTTATTAGTGAGATATATACATGTGGTGTATATGTATACTAAGGCGAAGTTAATCCATACTGAGACGGGCCAACGGGCCCGAAAATGGAAAAAAGTCATGCAAATAAGTAATCGAAACTTACCGACTTTGGACATGAGGTCTACTACCTGAGGGGTTTGGTTTAAAATCTCGTTTTGCAGCACCGCTTGGTGTCGAGTAAGGTAGCAATCCGTGAGGGATTATGGGCGTTCGACGTTGTTGAATAAGTTTTTGAATGGTGGTAAATATACAGTGACAATTTATGAATTTCCTGGACACGACGTTggcctatggatcgttttgttaaatgTTTATTGTCCCTATTGTTACCTTGTCATATTTTAAACGTTACCTTTGATCTTTGCTCGCAAATTGTCGTGAAGTTAGCTTGATGGTTAACTAAAATATCCTAATAGGATTTAACAGATGCCGAAAGTTGAGTGATTCTTCCTACTTTGCGCTTGGTGGAAGGTTATGAATGACTCCTAAAAATCCAAGCTGACTTTAAAAATGTATATACTATGTTAGTACATAATATAATtggtatgaatatttttatatttagggATTATTGTACACgagtattatttgaaaattccaAATGTTGCCCACTATGAATTTGTTTCACCATGTGCAACTCAGACACCACTTTTTAAACCATTGAGCTTTTCGAAGCAAAAAGTAATATCGGTATGTTTGAAGAGTGACGTCACCGAATGCTGTATACAGAATCTAGAAGTTTTGTTTGCACTAATATCTGGTGGTGATTTTCGTGATTAGTATCTGGCATTTTGTTAGTGCCGTGTTGGAACACGAAACTTCAGTAACGCTGGAATTTGTGGATATGACTAACTTTAGCGGAAAGGTTGTTATAATTACAGGTAAATTAAATGAAAACCCATTGATTCAACAGTAGGAAAAGGAATAACAAACGATTGCCGATCGACTAAAATTAATACTACCGAATGCCTATAATACAGAGAAGAAAATTCAGGATATCAGTGGGAAGAACTGAAGTAGGAATTAGGAAAAtgaagtgacgtcataatgccGAAAGTTGACgtcataatataaaaatatatcgtaAAATAAATCTTCTACAGGTATGCTGATTCatttaaaatctaaataaagTGAAAAACTAAATAGCATTAATGTCCTCAAAAGTACAGCAGGCTATATAAACTTGCTATCACTTGAAAATAGGTCTGTTTACAATTTATAGGTGCCTCTAGTGGAATCGGAGCAGCCACTGCAATTGAACTCTCAAAAGGAGGAGCCAAGTTAACAATCTGCGGAAGAAGCAAAGAAAGATTATCAGAAACAGCCAAAACATGCAAAGAAAATGGTGCCAaggtatttgtatttttgaacttcttgatataaataattacaataaataaatagtgcttcaaaataaaacattttcaagttttctttTAAAAGAGAATAAAGAATGCAATTTCAGTAGATACCGTGCCAGTAAAGCTTGCAGTGAATagactttaaaaaaataaacaaatgaagCTGAAGTTTTTTGAGTTGGACTAAAATTTCAAGTTATATGCTTATGctgtaaattatatttcagGTTCTTGAAATAGTTGGAGATTTATTAGAGTTTgaacatttggaacatattattAACAAAACAGTCGAGAAATTTTCTACTATTGATGTGTTGATTAATAATGCAGGACGTGGCTTGGCTAAACCTTTTGAAAATGTGAGTGGTTCAACCATGTAAATCTTGCCAATCtgaatttctcaaaaaaatttttttaatataatgtaacatattttcatCGGTAAACAGTCCAATGTCGATCTAAATCAATGTTtggcaaacagtgaaacactgCGTACAGTGAAATGAAATTGGTTGATATTCTTCCAACAATACAATTATTTAAAGGGCAATGCACGATAACAACGAGTATATAAAATAACGTAAAATACTGTTATTTTTTTGTACCTATAATgcaaaaaatttaacattaactactattttttttaatccaaTCTTAACTTATGTGGTATGACATAAAAAACAAGCGGTGCCACTTTACCTAACATTACCCCAATCGCATAAAGACATTCTAATAGAATTCAGGTTCTAGAGTCAATCGAAGTCAATATCTGGGTGTTTTTTTTCAACTAATCGGAAGTTGTGAGCAAAGCTTATTTCCGAAAAGTCAAGTTTGATTGAAAATTGACTTATAATGCGCAATCCTCCTCGTTACGAAAAATAACGTGAGTCGATCGATATGCATACCATTTGGaactataaaatttatttcatttagcTCTATGACTTTAACAAAGTATATTTTCAGGTAGAAGTAACTGATTTTGACATGCTGTTTCGGATACTGGTTAGGGCTCCTGTGTTTCTCTGCAAATATGCATTACCATATCTAAAGAAAACAAAAGGtgaatctgaaaaaatattttgtaacagTATTAACCATATACACTTATATATccatattgttattaattaattttacatGTGGTATCCACATAAATACAATGTATAAACAATGTATAATAAACCCATCGAACtaaatatttaatgaataaTTTTAGGATGTGTAGTGAATGTGTCGAGTATTGCATCACTTGGTACAAAAATATCGAGTATTCCATACCAAATGTTCAAATGTACTTTGGATTACTTCACGAAAGGATTTGCAGCAGGTCAGTGTTATTCAAATTGTTTTAGTAATGTACCCCATTAACATTTGGTACTCAATTCCGATACGATATCATATAAGATATAAATAGTCGAGTTGCAGAATATGGTAAATTACTTATTCTGGTAAACAATTTTCAAATACTAACCTACCACTTTTAGTGGATAAATTGGGACATATCTCAAAttgcaaaaattgaagaataaaaaagttttcagaatgttattttgttgtttatatGAAATGATAACAAAGCAGAAAAAATCTGATGGCAGATTAAcggaattttcattttcaactcTAAATAGATTGAATTTCATATAATCGACATACTGAAGATAATTCAATAAATACTACACTTATTATTTTACAGAGTGCAGTCCATTTGGTGTCCGTGTGAATTGCATAAagtaagaaaattttgaaatttgaattttacttTCTCATACACTCAAATTTCTTATTAACATCTacatataaaatttttaaatttgcatCTTGTAGTTCTAACTTAATCATAAATTTGTATAACGCATCTTACTTTAAGGCTTCCATATCATCAACGTAATagttattttataattacaGTCCAGCACTGGTGTCGACAAGAATCGGAGAGACAACTGGATTGTCAAAGGAGAGCACAGAAAAGGCGAGCAAATACAGCATATTTTGTCATAACCAAATAAGCGTATCATAACTTGAGTGAATTGGTtaaaaaatatactatttttaaAACTTGTGAGAAAGACTGGGAAAGATTGGCAACGTTACTTTTATTCCAAGTTCTAATCACCATACTGAAAATGAACCAATAGATCATGGAATTCCCTACGCAAAATTCAAGAAACAACGTTTTTgtgaacatttttgaatttgatcATTCTCATACCATctttactttcatttatttctgcAAACATTTATGTTTAACAGTAAagcaatttaataaaattattcttaGATCGTTGAGCAGTACAAGAAACATCACCCTTTTGGAATAATGCAACCTGAAACAATAGCAGCAGGAATCATGTTTCTGTGTTCCTCCCCACATGTTACCGGGATATTATTGCCTGTTGACTCGGGGTTTTTGGGCACATTTTGAGATTCTTGGTTTTCaacgattttttcaaaatacagTACTTCGTATAATGATGGTAATTTTTTAGTAAACAATTGAATGAGTTGTTAGCAGAACATCTGTGAATGTCAGACCAATgagtttgtatatatatatatactacaataGCAAGTTACCTATAGGAATACCTCTTTAAGAAAACGATAAAACAATTTTCCACACCAAGTCTTTGACCAGAAAATGTAACTTATGCTGATTGCTTAATGCAcaaattattattgataaaaaatcATACTAGATATTGATAACAAATCTCCAATATATAATAATCCAATAAATCTCCAAACTTTGCTccaatatatattgcaaaaatctCGATATTTTGGGCTGTATGGCTCCTTGATAATGTCGCATACGTTAACATATTTTGACATTTGACAACGTTAGCTGAAAATCGATGTAAACGCAAAGAGTCAGTAATCAAATTGCAAATATCCCATTCATTCAAAAACTTGCTTTTGATGTTTTTGTGTATCATTGTTTCCGTAATAAGactaaatgtatttttatttttcaaatcaatctTGATATGAACAAATTGAACGTCGATCATTATGTTCGGTATTACGGTAATTCGATGGCTACAAAAAAGACAGTAAATATAACTACCAATACATttacccatatatatatatatatatatattcaggtACATCAGGTTTACCTAATCTTAAAAAATCAACACTTAATTCAGCCATGGCAGCACATTGTTGTTTGTCTTTTTATTCAACCGCAGAACGTAACATGAATTTAATGTAATATTGTACAAACAAGATGAGACAAATCATATAATACAGGTACTACCTTTGTCCACACACAAAATCCAATATTACGTTATTGTCAATGATTAATAAAATGGACATTGCGGAAAATTTTGCGGTATGCCGCGTTGCACTATGACACTCGAGTAACGCGACAAATATGTTAAACTTTAGCGGAAAAGTTGTCCTAATTACAGGTAAATCAGAAGGAAACCTATTGGTTGAAAATAGGAAATAAAGTAACAGGCGCTGGCCTATCGACAGAAATTAACCTTATAAcccagaaaatatatataatttaggaTAACAATGGGAATAATGAAAGTAGAAATGAGGAAAGATAAAAAGAAGTCATACTGCGAGAACTCGGAGCAATAcagaaaaatatcacaaaatatatGCTTGAAGAATGCTAGATCATTTCAATACCTAAACATGATGGTAAATAAACCAtcattatcaaataaaaatgtacAGCAAGATATATAAACGTGGTTATCACCTAAAATAGGTCTTCTCAATTTATAGGAGCCTCTAGCGGAATCGGAGCAGCAACTGCAATTGCATTTTCAAAAGAAGGAGCCAAGTTAACAATCTGCGGAAGAAACAAAGAAAGATTATCAGAAACAGCCAAAGAATGCAAAGAAAATGGTGCCGAGGTCTATTTATTTTGAGTTTCTTCGAATAAAATAATTACACTAAAGAAGATattgctaaaaaaaaataatacattttttgtGTTTGGGCACTAAGACCAAAAACGAAGTTTTTTACCCACAATTCCCCCATCAAAATCATCTCAAAGCTGGAGCCGTGGAACAGCTACCATAACTTATCATTACCGGCACCAGGGCACGcggaaatttttaaaataaataaaaatgcttctagCGACAACAGCAATCTtaaaccactaaaaatttcagaataattgGTCCAGCAGTTAAAGGGGAAAGTTATTTTTTATAGACAAGAATGT contains:
- the LOC144421980 gene encoding putative oxidoreductase SSP0419; protein product: MTNFSGKVVIITGASSGIGAATAIELSKGGAKLTICGRSKERLSETAKTCKENGAKVLEIVGDLLEFEHLEHIINKTVEKFSTIDVLINNAGRGLAKPFENVSGSTM